A DNA window from Aureibaculum sp. 2308TA14-22 contains the following coding sequences:
- a CDS encoding glycoside hydrolase family 2 protein — translation MKKLISIIFTLLFLQLIHGGSLAYGVISLEKKNRDKSKLTDNNQIVLDTKLNSEFISLDGNWYFKVDRYNKGLRENWFKEKFDISTWEDILVPGNWDLKNEYADYSGKAWYKKSIKIPIDLKGKVLRLKFESVYNDAKIWFNGQLIGENDMGFLPFEFDITKFVQYGVINQITVLVDNTFKRGALWNWGGIRRPVCVEITDKVYLDYQHITATPNIEKGTAKVNVKFAIVNKDYVDRSINYNVGLYYKEKLVVPKNSEGSLEIEAGTTKLHAVTFQISKKNVHLWHFNYPHLYTSKVQIYNPDAKLKKHGLQDRFGIRQIEVNGLELKLNGEIIRPVGFNLVPEDRTTGNTLPLWRIKEDIDLMKSLGSNMARLSHLPLPKSFLDYMDEKGIMTFEEVPLWQIDPMVDPDHPTPKQWLKRMVHEKFNHPSVIGWCVGNEIGSKRRNLKVREYVKLAIEEAKKLDSTRLALYVSDTAPTEENDPAEFCDVIMVNSYSNWGKRADMTNQRYPNKPIFISELGKELNSENLNKGIINADVLLKELRHKPYVIGTSFWTFNDYRSSWQASPTWSTPPSQNRTWGVVDVFRRPKLAFFNLRKEYLPFKIKELDHSTKPLMSGQKITTSLILDPRDVNDFPVYDMKGYSLIWYVLDNEGRVADGKLIRLPDMKPGSKEFQKKIQWQIPRYGGQYIKIALLDPQYYTVYDTITYLKKPSKPNILKIHGGSNGVRIIFKKSDLATSWKARYGLKELTKETDLTINDYIEIPELKFGESYNIQLIAVNNFGETSSEIRQVTIGRDVFPPIIRSTIPADGSFFIGYSVDRTDFLYDVRYGIRPGEYDYSFSLGNVGVCQIPDLSNGQTYYYQFRRRAQWGFPSQWSHEIAVTPNEESELSFPKVIGVIRQPKRAIIIINPVAKATGYNIKVMEKKGGQEFELTYTTSLIESLIVENLNPKKQYDFFIKTIGEQGASDYKIIEDHSFKMKL, via the coding sequence ATGAAAAAACTCATCTCAATTATATTTACTCTTCTGTTTTTGCAACTAATTCATGGTGGATCTCTAGCATATGGAGTTATTTCTTTAGAAAAGAAAAATAGAGATAAATCAAAATTAACTGATAATAATCAGATAGTTCTCGATACCAAATTAAACTCAGAATTCATTTCGTTGGATGGGAATTGGTATTTTAAAGTTGATAGATACAATAAAGGACTAAGAGAGAATTGGTTCAAAGAAAAATTTGATATCAGCACATGGGAAGACATACTGGTTCCGGGAAACTGGGACTTGAAAAATGAATATGCCGATTACTCAGGTAAAGCATGGTATAAGAAATCGATAAAAATACCAATCGATCTAAAAGGAAAGGTACTACGCTTAAAATTTGAAAGTGTTTATAATGATGCTAAAATATGGTTCAATGGTCAATTAATTGGCGAAAATGATATGGGCTTCCTGCCATTTGAATTTGATATCACCAAGTTCGTGCAATATGGAGTTATTAATCAAATAACAGTACTTGTAGATAACACATTTAAACGAGGTGCATTATGGAATTGGGGAGGAATTAGAAGACCTGTTTGTGTTGAAATCACCGATAAGGTTTATTTAGATTATCAACATATTACAGCAACCCCGAATATAGAAAAAGGAACGGCAAAAGTGAATGTAAAATTTGCAATAGTCAATAAAGATTATGTTGATAGAAGTATCAATTATAATGTAGGACTCTACTACAAAGAAAAATTGGTGGTTCCTAAAAACTCTGAAGGTAGCTTGGAAATTGAAGCTGGAACAACAAAGCTTCATGCTGTGACTTTTCAGATCTCTAAAAAAAACGTTCATCTTTGGCATTTTAATTACCCACATTTATATACCTCTAAAGTACAGATATATAATCCTGATGCAAAGCTAAAAAAGCACGGCTTACAAGATCGTTTTGGTATTAGACAAATTGAAGTAAATGGGTTAGAGCTTAAACTTAATGGGGAAATTATTCGTCCAGTAGGTTTTAATCTTGTACCTGAAGATCGTACCACTGGAAACACTCTTCCTCTATGGAGAATAAAGGAAGACATTGATTTAATGAAATCTTTAGGATCCAATATGGCAAGATTGAGTCATTTGCCGTTGCCCAAATCATTTTTGGATTACATGGATGAGAAAGGGATTATGACTTTTGAAGAAGTCCCCCTTTGGCAAATTGATCCGATGGTTGATCCAGATCATCCAACCCCAAAACAATGGCTTAAAAGAATGGTACATGAAAAATTCAATCACCCTTCAGTGATAGGTTGGTGTGTTGGCAATGAGATTGGAAGTAAGCGGCGTAATTTGAAAGTAAGAGAATATGTGAAATTGGCTATTGAAGAAGCAAAAAAATTAGATTCAACGCGTTTGGCTTTATACGTTTCCGATACTGCTCCGACTGAAGAGAATGATCCAGCAGAATTTTGTGATGTAATTATGGTGAATTCTTATAGTAATTGGGGAAAACGAGCAGATATGACTAATCAACGTTATCCGAATAAACCCATTTTTATCTCAGAGTTAGGAAAAGAACTTAATAGTGAGAATCTAAATAAAGGAATTATTAATGCCGATGTTCTTTTAAAAGAATTAAGACATAAGCCATACGTTATTGGAACCTCTTTTTGGACATTTAATGACTATAGAAGTTCTTGGCAAGCAAGCCCGACCTGGTCTACACCTCCAAGTCAAAACAGGACGTGGGGTGTCGTGGATGTTTTTAGACGACCAAAGCTTGCATTTTTTAACTTGAGGAAAGAATACCTTCCATTTAAAATTAAAGAGTTGGATCATTCAACAAAGCCTCTTATGTCAGGTCAAAAGATAACTACATCTTTGATTTTAGACCCTAGAGACGTTAATGACTTTCCTGTTTATGACATGAAGGGGTATTCGCTTATATGGTATGTTTTAGATAATGAAGGACGTGTGGCTGATGGAAAGCTGATACGTTTACCTGATATGAAACCAGGAAGTAAGGAATTTCAAAAAAAAATACAATGGCAGATTCCACGGTATGGTGGTCAATATATCAAAATAGCATTATTAGACCCGCAGTATTATACCGTTTATGATACAATTACTTACTTGAAGAAACCTTCAAAACCAAATATTCTAAAAATTCATGGAGGCTCTAATGGCGTTCGTATCATATTTAAAAAGTCTGATTTGGCTACATCATGGAAAGCAAGATATGGATTAAAGGAATTAACTAAGGAAACTGATCTTACCATTAACGATTATATTGAAATACCAGAATTAAAATTTGGAGAGTCTTATAATATACAACTTATAGCTGTGAATAATTTTGGTGAAACCAGTTCAGAAATACGACAAGTTACCATTGGTAGAGATGTCTTTCCTCCAATAATTAGAAGTACGATTCCTGCTGACGGTAGTTTTTTTATAGGATACTCGGTGGATCGGACAGACTTTCTCTATGACGTACGATATGGAATTAGACCTGGTGAATATGATTATTCATTTTCTTTAGGAAATGTAGGGGTTTGCCAAATACCTGACCTTTCTAATGGTCAAACCTACTATTATCAATTCAGAAGAAGAGCACAATGGGGATTTCCCAGTCAATGGAGTCATGAAATAGCAGTTACCCCAAACGAAGAATCCGAATTATCATTTCCGAAGGTTATAGGAGTAATTAGGCAACCCAAGCGAGCTATAATTATTATAAATCCGGTAGCTAAAGCCACAGGATATAATATTAAAGTAATGGAGAAAAAAGGAGGTCAGGAATTTGAACTTACCTATACTACTTCGTTAATAGAATCATTGATCGTGGAAAATCTTAACCCTAAAAAACAATATGATTTTTTTATTAAAACCATAGGAGAGCAAGGAGCTTCTGATTATAAAATAATAGAGGATCATTCATTTAAAATGAAGTTGTAA
- a CDS encoding alpha-L-fucosidase: MKNIVALVIVIGCFFSCKAQSDIPKWDDIAEQFECPEWFRDAKFGIWTHWGPQTKPAVGGGWYARNMYMQDVGRETWGANAYPYHVQQYGHPSEIGFKDVIHSWKAKNLNTDSLMVFFKEVGAKYFVSMANHHDHFDNFDSSHHPWNSVNIGPKRDIVGEFGKSARKYGLYYGTSSHDDRYMGWWLPAFGADKEGPKKGIPYDGHMTKEDGKGKWWEGYDPADLYGLPPEKRTPEWEEKMKENWMKRHLELVNKYDLDLLWFDGYNFPYGEYGKKVTANFYNKSLKKHGKIQSVINVKGVGNGVINDIERGLAKKLRKEPWQGNLTFTGWFYKMDKPERHNERTIIESLIEAVSKNGNLLVSVELYPDGTIVREQKVVMKKVGNWLKTNGEAIYKTRPWKIYGDGYSVHGKKPVRHKVAASETSEEGQKASEEGLHFNERTVDAPLYESNDVRFTTRDNNLYVIVLNPAQGELIIPTLGHDSSTTYKVNKVEMLGSKLKVEYKQENEHLKLIVQDEFLGNGPITFKLMGK, from the coding sequence ATGAAAAACATAGTAGCTTTAGTTATAGTAATAGGATGCTTTTTTTCTTGTAAAGCTCAAAGCGACATTCCGAAATGGGATGATATAGCAGAACAATTTGAATGCCCTGAGTGGTTTAGAGATGCCAAATTTGGCATATGGACGCATTGGGGACCACAAACAAAACCTGCTGTTGGCGGAGGCTGGTATGCCAGAAACATGTACATGCAAGATGTAGGACGAGAAACATGGGGCGCAAACGCCTATCCATATCATGTTCAGCAATACGGACATCCATCAGAAATAGGGTTTAAAGACGTAATACACAGTTGGAAAGCCAAAAACTTAAATACTGATTCGCTCATGGTATTTTTTAAAGAAGTGGGTGCTAAATATTTTGTGTCTATGGCAAATCATCATGACCATTTCGATAATTTTGATTCTTCACATCACCCGTGGAATTCTGTAAATATAGGACCTAAACGCGATATTGTTGGAGAATTTGGGAAATCGGCACGTAAATACGGACTTTATTACGGTACCAGTTCGCACGATGATCGTTATATGGGTTGGTGGCTTCCCGCTTTTGGAGCAGATAAAGAAGGTCCTAAAAAAGGAATTCCTTATGATGGACACATGACCAAAGAAGACGGAAAAGGTAAATGGTGGGAAGGCTACGATCCAGCAGATTTATATGGATTACCACCAGAAAAAAGGACACCAGAATGGGAAGAAAAAATGAAGGAGAACTGGATGAAAAGGCATCTGGAACTTGTAAATAAATACGATTTAGATTTATTATGGTTTGATGGTTATAACTTCCCCTATGGCGAATACGGCAAAAAAGTAACGGCAAATTTTTACAATAAAAGTTTAAAGAAACATGGTAAAATACAATCGGTTATTAATGTAAAAGGCGTTGGAAATGGAGTGATTAATGATATCGAGCGTGGTTTAGCCAAAAAATTAAGAAAAGAACCATGGCAAGGTAACTTAACATTTACGGGCTGGTTTTATAAAATGGATAAACCAGAAAGGCATAACGAAAGAACCATTATAGAATCATTAATTGAAGCTGTAAGTAAAAACGGAAACCTTCTAGTAAGTGTAGAATTGTACCCTGATGGAACCATTGTACGAGAACAAAAAGTGGTTATGAAAAAAGTGGGTAATTGGTTAAAAACTAACGGTGAAGCCATATACAAAACACGTCCTTGGAAAATTTATGGTGATGGCTATAGCGTACATGGAAAAAAACCGGTTAGGCACAAAGTGGCCGCTAGCGAAACCAGCGAAGAAGGACAAAAAGCCAGCGAAGAAGGTTTGCATTTTAACGAGCGTACTGTCGATGCACCACTGTACGAATCTAACGATGTGCGATTTACAACTAGAGATAACAATTTATATGTAATAGTTTTAAATCCTGCTCAAGGCGAACTTATTATTCCGACTTTGGGTCATGATTCCAGTACAACTTATAAAGTAAATAAAGTTGAGATGTTGGGTTCTAAACTAAAAGTAGAATACAAACAAGAAAATGAACATTTAAAATTAATAGTCCAAGATGAATTTCTTGGTAATGGACCTATCACTTTTAAGTTAATGGGTAAATAA
- a CDS encoding FAD-dependent oxidoreductase yields MRKIKLLLTICTVMIFNQAIGQQDILIEAESFIEKGGWVVDPQFVEQMGSPYLMAHGMGERVANAITKVNFNTPGEYHVWARTKNWIPGNWEAPGQFKLIVNGKKLKTTLGKTAGWTWEYVDKVNVKSSQVEIQLVDLTGFNGRCDAIYFSTSKISPTNSQSNLNTWRKTKLGETTVPEIVKEYDLVITGGGLAGCAAAISAAEQGLKVALIHDRPVLGGNASEEIRVHTLGIHGKYERILKMIDTKHYPNGSFEAKYDQEKRDKNMKSFRNIDLFLEWRAYDAKSENNIIKHVDAKHTSTGERVRFTAPYFVDSTGDGWIGYWAGAEFSYGRESAATYGEAWDEWGELWSPEEADNFVMGSSVLWQNEKTDKEHKFPELPWAKDISKDHKAIAGEWYWEFSRNDLHQIHDAEDIRDHMLRAIYGSFANAKKLEENKYYKLQWVSYLVGKRESRRLIGDHVYTFNDVKNNTKFKDAVVEESRAVDVHFQRNLKDSNEPDFLSEAIFYDTEKYYIPYRSLYSKNIENLFMAGRNFSCSHIGLGGPRVMLTTGQMGAAVGLAAVICKKHNVNPRAVYTEHLQEYLDLIEDQQ; encoded by the coding sequence ATGAGAAAAATAAAACTTTTACTAACTATTTGCACCGTTATGATTTTTAATCAGGCTATTGGGCAACAAGATATTTTAATAGAAGCTGAAAGTTTTATTGAAAAAGGAGGTTGGGTAGTAGATCCTCAATTTGTAGAGCAAATGGGATCACCGTATTTAATGGCTCATGGTATGGGAGAACGAGTAGCCAATGCAATAACAAAAGTTAATTTCAATACACCTGGAGAATATCATGTTTGGGCAAGAACCAAAAACTGGATTCCAGGAAATTGGGAAGCACCAGGGCAATTCAAATTAATTGTTAACGGTAAAAAATTAAAAACAACTTTAGGTAAAACTGCGGGTTGGACATGGGAATATGTTGATAAAGTTAATGTAAAATCCAGTCAAGTAGAAATTCAATTAGTAGACTTAACAGGGTTTAATGGTAGATGCGATGCCATTTATTTTAGTACATCTAAAATTAGTCCAACAAATTCTCAGAGTAACTTAAACACATGGAGAAAAACAAAGCTTGGGGAAACTACTGTGCCAGAAATTGTAAAAGAATATGATTTAGTAATTACTGGAGGTGGATTAGCAGGTTGTGCAGCTGCAATTTCTGCTGCAGAGCAAGGGTTAAAAGTAGCTTTGATTCATGATAGACCCGTATTGGGTGGTAATGCAAGCGAAGAAATACGAGTGCACACTCTAGGAATTCATGGTAAATATGAGCGTATTTTAAAAATGATAGATACCAAACATTATCCTAATGGTTCGTTTGAAGCTAAGTACGATCAAGAGAAAAGAGACAAAAACATGAAGAGCTTTAGAAATATAGATCTTTTTTTAGAGTGGAGAGCTTATGATGCCAAATCAGAAAATAACATTATAAAACATGTAGATGCTAAACATACATCAACAGGAGAGCGCGTTCGTTTTACAGCTCCTTATTTTGTTGATTCTACAGGCGACGGCTGGATAGGGTATTGGGCTGGAGCAGAGTTCTCTTATGGAAGAGAAAGCGCAGCAACCTATGGAGAAGCATGGGATGAATGGGGAGAACTTTGGAGTCCTGAAGAAGCTGATAATTTTGTTATGGGCTCATCTGTACTTTGGCAAAATGAGAAAACTGATAAAGAGCATAAATTTCCTGAACTTCCTTGGGCTAAAGACATCTCCAAAGACCATAAAGCTATAGCAGGTGAGTGGTATTGGGAGTTTTCAAGAAACGATTTGCATCAAATTCATGATGCTGAAGACATAAGGGATCATATGCTTCGTGCCATTTACGGATCGTTTGCTAACGCAAAAAAATTAGAAGAGAATAAGTATTATAAATTGCAATGGGTGTCTTATTTGGTTGGTAAAAGAGAGTCTAGAAGATTAATAGGTGACCATGTTTACACTTTTAATGATGTAAAAAATAACACAAAATTTAAAGATGCAGTAGTTGAAGAATCTAGAGCGGTAGATGTTCATTTTCAAAGAAACTTAAAAGATAGTAATGAACCAGATTTTCTGTCAGAAGCTATTTTTTATGACACAGAAAAGTATTATATCCCTTATAGAAGTTTGTATTCAAAGAATATAGAAAACCTATTTATGGCTGGTAGAAATTTTAGCTGCTCTCATATAGGTTTAGGAGGTCCAAGAGTTATGCTTACAACAGGGCAAATGGGTGCTGCAGTAGGTTTAGCTGCTGTTATATGTAAAAAGCATAATGTAAACCCAAGAGCGGTATATACAGAACACCTTCAAGAGTATTTAGATTTAATAGAAGATCAGCAATAA
- a CDS encoding discoidin domain-containing protein encodes MKICIIFLMMLSGSVMCGQNNLSLVGKATSSNGNDDITTKLAIDGNIKSCWVSKETNELKWVLVTLPGATEVVKVTLNMEHVDGKSVASYALQTFINGYYNDLKKSVNNTDKTITIEFKKPVLTDRIRLAIRDNGQVKVNEFEIYGQEYVSKDATPVKEIIVNQSGYNLGKPKRFTSPLIPDNTTFYIKNTKTQKNEYQGKVNNHLGDFSDFNPLSSDEYEVVIDSFSSYPFRIGPYWLERVTYQNMVDFMIGARHYLGTTDKIRSLSWAWRDGDFFNWSMQTLVAQYLSNPEAYKRLDKKIKYVPNSNFPEEYKGKWGKLEPYKADAPDIVKMIHWDADVKISEELHHEMQKAELAHFLYAFPYLKEWLPQQNFDIVYKYTVDNWEKSTVSKGSTRYDQSPEHNLLALKTKMGTNKGELPPGHSVIPNLMMYEVAKKQDALDADKYFNAAFNQMEWMIANLDWKDPLTTKGQRMSEHITMRAFAYFYHQYPKRSPKGLVEKAEEWAKIAISRSNNMWDFRKYTDDGDWVPNGWNETGNILSLPASAIAAKSVIKNKDLKQELDRITWSHFDNAFGRNPTGRHFSYDAPREIEGVELGWYSFHHGGVGLLEEVRFVFDGSPKTNHYPNHPEIGNLGWTEGWVQHNTAFNVSMAYLAHDDTQIELTKKDKKTIQIRLKAPINFDENKADTLDIEVTSTGGDKVTVTLIEEGPYSQYLKGQVKFKCKKIKKEDGILQVKKSDIISVSYGLGYFEKTGTFSIN; translated from the coding sequence ATGAAAATTTGTATAATATTTTTAATGATGTTGTCAGGAAGCGTAATGTGTGGACAAAACAATCTTTCTCTCGTAGGGAAAGCAACATCAAGTAATGGAAATGATGATATAACAACTAAACTAGCCATAGATGGTAATATTAAAAGTTGTTGGGTAAGTAAAGAAACCAACGAGCTTAAATGGGTTTTGGTTACGCTACCGGGAGCCACAGAAGTCGTGAAAGTGACTTTAAATATGGAGCATGTAGATGGTAAATCCGTAGCATCATATGCACTTCAAACCTTTATTAATGGATATTATAACGACTTAAAAAAATCTGTAAACAACACAGATAAAACAATAACTATAGAGTTTAAAAAGCCAGTTTTAACAGATAGAATTCGATTGGCAATTCGTGATAACGGACAAGTAAAAGTCAATGAATTTGAAATATACGGTCAAGAATATGTATCAAAAGATGCCACACCAGTAAAAGAAATTATAGTAAATCAAAGCGGGTATAATCTAGGAAAACCCAAAAGATTTACATCACCATTAATACCAGATAACACAACATTTTATATAAAAAACACCAAAACACAAAAGAACGAATATCAAGGAAAAGTAAATAATCATTTAGGAGATTTTTCAGATTTCAACCCATTATCATCGGATGAGTATGAAGTTGTTATCGATTCGTTTTCTTCTTATCCTTTTAGAATAGGCCCTTATTGGTTAGAGCGTGTTACGTATCAAAATATGGTAGATTTTATGATAGGGGCAAGACATTATTTAGGCACGACTGATAAAATAAGAAGCCTCTCTTGGGCTTGGAGAGATGGTGATTTTTTTAACTGGTCCATGCAAACTTTGGTGGCTCAATACCTTTCTAATCCAGAGGCGTACAAACGATTGGATAAAAAAATAAAGTATGTGCCTAATAGTAACTTTCCAGAAGAATATAAAGGTAAATGGGGAAAATTAGAGCCGTATAAAGCCGATGCGCCAGATATTGTGAAAATGATACATTGGGATGCTGATGTGAAGATTTCTGAAGAACTACATCATGAAATGCAAAAAGCAGAATTGGCTCATTTCTTATATGCATTTCCTTATTTAAAAGAATGGTTACCACAACAAAATTTTGATATAGTTTATAAATACACAGTAGATAATTGGGAAAAATCAACAGTATCTAAGGGATCTACGCGTTACGACCAAAGTCCGGAGCACAACCTATTGGCATTAAAAACAAAAATGGGAACGAATAAGGGAGAGTTACCTCCTGGTCATTCTGTAATTCCTAATTTAATGATGTACGAAGTCGCTAAAAAGCAAGATGCATTAGATGCCGATAAATATTTTAACGCAGCATTCAATCAAATGGAATGGATGATCGCTAATTTAGATTGGAAAGACCCATTAACCACCAAAGGACAACGTATGTCTGAGCATATTACCATGCGAGCTTTCGCTTATTTCTATCATCAATATCCTAAAAGATCACCAAAAGGGTTGGTTGAAAAAGCAGAAGAATGGGCAAAAATTGCTATTAGTCGCTCTAACAATATGTGGGATTTTAGAAAATATACGGATGATGGAGATTGGGTACCTAATGGATGGAATGAAACAGGAAATATTTTAAGTCTTCCTGCTAGTGCTATTGCCGCTAAAAGTGTCATTAAAAATAAAGATTTAAAACAGGAGTTAGATAGAATCACTTGGTCGCACTTTGATAATGCTTTTGGTAGAAACCCAACGGGTAGACATTTTTCTTATGATGCCCCAAGAGAAATTGAAGGTGTAGAACTAGGTTGGTATTCTTTTCATCATGGTGGCGTAGGTTTATTAGAAGAAGTTCGTTTTGTTTTTGATGGCTCACCTAAAACCAATCATTACCCTAATCATCCAGAAATAGGAAATCTGGGTTGGACAGAAGGCTGGGTGCAACACAATACCGCATTCAATGTAAGTATGGCGTATTTGGCTCATGATGATACCCAAATAGAGCTTACAAAAAAAGATAAAAAAACCATTCAAATCAGATTAAAAGCACCTATAAATTTTGATGAAAATAAGGCAGACACTTTAGATATTGAAGTTACATCAACAGGAGGCGATAAAGTAACAGTTACGCTTATAGAAGAAGGCCCTTATTCTCAATATTTAAAGGGACAGGTAAAATTTAAATGTAAAAAAATAAAAAAAGAAGATGGGATTTTACAAGTAAAAAAATCCGATATCATTAGTGTAAGTTATGGCTTAGGGTATTTTGAAAAAACAGGAACATTTTCAATAAATTAA
- a CDS encoding glycoside hydrolase family 16 protein, producing the protein MKHLLIFLFIIISGCKSKNNNTVATTDVTSIMAKDGYELVWSDEFNKDLDTSKWAYRTDNKHRSIQLKENIQVKDGVLTLNLNVFDEPIQGKKASGAGIVSKKQFRYGYYEVRSRLGDGIDDDNDGKTDEGWHHSFWAMAAVIENGEVGTTYPGIRRTEIDCYENPTEHLGEPEQNGLNNFTQHVIVWDETGKEWGRLPTPPTDVTSLQNFDASKWHTYAFEWDEKEIKFYVDDKLQKVAHYPANKFVHDKINIWLTAIAANWNDDDQEKSMAQYDYFRFYEKSTQ; encoded by the coding sequence ATGAAACATTTATTGATTTTTTTATTCATAATTATTTCAGGTTGTAAGTCAAAAAATAATAATACTGTAGCAACTACAGATGTTACAAGTATTATGGCGAAAGATGGTTATGAGTTAGTGTGGTCTGATGAATTTAATAAAGATTTAGACACCTCTAAATGGGCTTATCGTACCGATAATAAACATAGAAGTATTCAGCTTAAAGAAAATATACAAGTTAAAGATGGAGTTCTAACCTTAAATTTAAATGTATTTGATGAGCCTATTCAAGGAAAGAAAGCTTCAGGAGCGGGTATTGTTTCTAAAAAACAATTTAGGTATGGTTATTATGAGGTGCGCTCAAGGTTAGGAGATGGAATCGATGATGATAACGATGGTAAAACAGATGAAGGTTGGCATCATTCCTTTTGGGCGATGGCAGCAGTTATTGAAAATGGTGAGGTGGGTACAACCTATCCAGGGATAAGGCGCACTGAAATAGATTGCTATGAAAATCCAACAGAGCATTTAGGCGAGCCCGAACAAAATGGACTCAATAACTTTACGCAACATGTTATTGTTTGGGATGAAACAGGAAAAGAATGGGGGCGTTTACCAACCCCACCAACAGATGTTACTTCTCTTCAAAATTTTGATGCTAGTAAATGGCACACCTATGCTTTTGAGTGGGACGAAAAAGAAATCAAGTTTTATGTTGATGATAAACTTCAAAAAGTTGCTCATTACCCAGCTAATAAATTTGTGCATGATAAAATAAATATTTGGCTAACTGCAATAGCTGCCAATTGGAACGATGACGATCAAGAAAAGAGTATGGCACAGTATGACTATTTTAGATTTTATGAAAAAAGCACTCAGTAA